Sequence from the Microbacterium sp. 1.5R genome:
GCGAGACCACCCGCCACGATCGCGAGGATGAGCATGAGTTTGTTGCCCTTTTCGGGGGCGGGCGGGCGGATGACCTCGCCGGCGGGCTTGATGGTGCTGACGGCCGCGCTGGCGGCGATCGGCGTGGGCGAGGATGCCGGGGGCAGTTCGCCGTCGATGAGCACGGCGTCCACGTCCTTGCCGTCCGTGGTGCCGTGCGCGTGGCCCTGTGAGCCGAGTCCCTTGGGAAGCTCGTAGGAACCGGTCACGAGGATCTCTCCCGTGGAGGCGACGGGGCCTGAGAGCGACCCGTCTCCCGGGGAGGGGTTGAAGATGAGGGTGTTCGGAGCGAGATGCTGGGAACCGGTCGAGTCGCCGACGGTCAGCAGCTCGTCGAACGACGGCGAGAAGGGCTTCCGTGTCTCCGCGTCGTCGCTGAGCAGATCCTGACCGAAGGCGGAGTTGACGACGGGGCGCTCCCCGTCCGCGATGTCGTCGTCGGCGTCGTCCACATCCGCCAGAACGTCGCCTTCGTCGACCTCGTCGGTCGCTTCTGCATCGATTCCGAGCTCCGCGACGGCGGCACTCGTGTCGCCCGCGCCGGAGGTGACCGGCTCGCGGTCGTCGTCCGTCGTGTCGAGGTTCGTCGAGGCGCTGACCGGTGCGGGCAGATCCGCCGCAGCCGAGTCCTCGTCTTCCTGGTCATCGTCGTCAACGACATCGGAGTCGTGGACATCGGAGTCATGGACGTCGGAGTCGGGAGCGTCGGCTGCCTCAGCCGCGGGGACCTCGACGGGCGGAACCTCGTCGGTCGAGTCCGCATCATCCGCACTGTCCGGCGCGTCGGACTCGTCAGCGTCGCCGACGGGAACGGATCCGGTCATGGAGCGTTCGCGCTCGCGAACCTGGCGACGCGTCAGCGGCGTGTTCCCCGGCTCGGTCTCGCCGCGGACGGCCGGTGCCGACGGCGCAGCGGGTTCGGTCTCGGCGGCGTCCTGCTCCTCGGGCGGCGTTGCGGCGGGCGGAGTCGCGACCGCAGCGGCAGCAGCAGCCTCCTCCGCCGAGATGACCGGTGTGGAGCCGGTCAACCGGATCTCACGCAACTGCTTTCGCGTCAGCGGACCCTGTTCCTGCCGATCCGATGTACTCATGCCTTGCTCCGATACAGATGATGCTTCGCGATGTATTGAACGACTCCGTCGGGGACGAGGTACCAGACCGGCTCGTCGTCACGGACCCGCGCCCGGCAGGCCGTCGACGAGATGGACAGCGCCGGCACCTCCAGTTGGCTGACGTTGTCGCTCGGGAGGCCGTCAGTGCTCAGGACGTGTCCTGGACGTGAGACCGCGACGAAGTGGGCCAACTCCCACAGTTCATCATGGTCCCTCCAACTGAGAATTTGCGCCACGGCATCGGCACCCGTGATGAAGAACAGCTCGGCGTCGGGCCGCTTCTCCTTCAGGTCGCGGAGGGTGTCGATCGTGTACGTCGGCCCTTCACGGTCGATATCGACTCTGCTCACCGTGAACTGCGGGTTGGACGCCGTCGCGATCACGGTCATCAGGTAGCGGTGTTCACTGGGGGTGACATCCGACTTCTGCCACGGGTGTCCGGTGGGCACGAAGACGACCTCGTCGAGATCGAAGGAGTGCGCGACCTCGCTCGCAGCGACCAGGTGCCCGTGGTGGATGGGGTCGAACGTGCCGCCCATCACACCGATGCGCGCCGGACGCGAGGTCGTGTCGTTCATATGGGCCTAGTGGCCGTGCCCTGCCTCGTGGCCGTCCTTGCCGTGCCTCGCGGCCCAGGCGTCAGCCTTGGCGGAGTGACGGTTGGCGACGTTCTTGTATGACAGCGTGACCAGGCCGAGGAAGGCGAAGACGATGATCGCGATGACGCCGAAGATCAGCGTCTCGAGCTGGACATTGCCGTGGTGCTCGGTTTCGGCAGCGACCATCGCGATCTGTGCGACGAGGTTCATCCTGACTCCGTTTCGTGGCTGGCGGGCGTGGCTCACGAAGAGCCACAGCGCCCCCTAGTCTAGCCCTCAGCCGCGCGTCTGCCCTGCCCCACGCGCCAGCCATTTCGTGCTGGTCAGCTCGGAAAGCCCCATCGGGCCCCTCGCGTGCAGCTTCTGCGTCGAGATCCCGACCTCGGCACCGAACCCGAACTCCCCGCCGTCGGTGAACCGCGTGGAGGTGTTCACCATCACGACCGCCGAGTCGACCTCGGCCAGGAACCGCTCCGCGTTGCGCGAATCCGTCGTGATGATCGACTCCGTGTGGCCGGTGCTGTAGCGACGGATGTGGTCGAGAGCGTCATCGAGCGTGTCGACGACCTTGATCGCGATGTCGAGGCTCAGATACTCCGTCGCCCAGTCCTCCTCGGTCGCGGGGATCACGTTCGAGACGAGGCCGACCACCATGTCGTCGCCGTGAATGGCCACGCCCTCGCTCTGCAGCGCACTCGCGACCAGCGGGACGAGCCGTGGCGCGGCCTGACGGAGCACGAGGACCGTCTCGACCGCATTGCAGACGCTGGGGCGCTGCACCTTCGCGTTCACGACGATGTCCTGCGCCCAGTCGTCAGGGGCGCTCTCGTCGAGGACGATGTGCACGTTGCCGGCGCCGGTCTCGATCACGGGCACGGTCGCCTCGGTCACGACGGTCTCGATCAGCCCCGCACTGCCGCGAGGCACCAGCACGTCGATGTAACCCCGTCCGTGCATGAGGGCGGTGGCGCCGTCGCGACCGAAGTCGTCGACGGTCTGCACCGCTTCCGCGGTGACGCCTGCCTCCTCGAGTGCCTGGCGCATGATCTCGACGAGCACCGCGTTGGAGTCTCGTGCGGCGCTGCCACCGCGCAGGACCACGGCGTTCCCCGAGCGCAGCGCGAGCGCCGCGATGTCGACCGTGACATTGGGGCGCGCCTCGTAGATCGCCCCGACTACCCCGAACGGCACCCGCACCTGCTCGAGAGCGACGCCGTTCGGCATCCGGTGCCCTCCGACGACACGACCGACAGGGTCGGGAAGAGCCGCGACCTGACGGACCGCAGCGGCGAGGGAGGCGACGCGCTTCTCATCGAGGCGCAGTCGGTCGATGAGCGACTCGCCGATGCCGTCAGATCGACCGCGCTCGATGTCTCGGCCGTTGGCCTCGATGATCGCGGCCGCGTTCCCCTCGAGAGCCACCGCGATGGCCTCGAGCGCGCGGGACTTGTCGTCGCTGGTCAGTCTGGCCGTGGCGCGGGACGCCTCTTTGGCGCGCTCGAGGCGCACCTGCGGGGTCTGGTCGGTCATCCGCCCAGTCTAAGAGAGCGCGGGCTCGAACCAGGTCCCTATGTCGGCGCCCGCGAGGGCCTTGTCGACGAGGTCGGCGCTGGTCACGAGCACACCGATCCCGGACGCGGCCGCCAGTCGGGCGGCGGACACCTTCGTCGCCGCTCCCCCGGTGCCGACACTGTTGACGACCGTCGAGCCGAACTCGAGGCCTGAGAGATCGGCGTCCGGAGCGACGACGTCGATGGGCTCAGCGCTTGGGTCGGACGGCGGCTTGGTGTACAGCGACTCGATGTCGCTGAGCAGCACGAGCGCATCCGCCTCGATCAGCTGGGCCACGAGCGCGCCGAGGCGGTCGTTGTCGCCGAATCGGATCTCCTGCGTCGCGACCGTGTCGTTCTCGTTCACGATCGGCAGGATGCGAAGACCGAGAAGTCGCTCCATCGCCCGTCGCGCGTTGCTGCGCGAGGTCGGATTCTCGAGATCACCGGTCGTGAGCAGCACTTGTCCCGCGACGATGTCGAAAGGACGCAGCGACTCCTGGTAGCG
This genomic interval carries:
- the nadD gene encoding nicotinate-nucleotide adenylyltransferase — translated: MNDTTSRPARIGVMGGTFDPIHHGHLVAASEVAHSFDLDEVVFVPTGHPWQKSDVTPSEHRYLMTVIATASNPQFTVSRVDIDREGPTYTIDTLRDLKEKRPDAELFFITGADAVAQILSWRDHDELWELAHFVAVSRPGHVLSTDGLPSDNVSQLEVPALSISSTACRARVRDDEPVWYLVPDGVVQYIAKHHLYRSKA
- a CDS encoding glutamate-5-semialdehyde dehydrogenase — encoded protein: MTDQTPQVRLERAKEASRATARLTSDDKSRALEAIAVALEGNAAAIIEANGRDIERGRSDGIGESLIDRLRLDEKRVASLAAAVRQVAALPDPVGRVVGGHRMPNGVALEQVRVPFGVVGAIYEARPNVTVDIAALALRSGNAVVLRGGSAARDSNAVLVEIMRQALEEAGVTAEAVQTVDDFGRDGATALMHGRGYIDVLVPRGSAGLIETVVTEATVPVIETGAGNVHIVLDESAPDDWAQDIVVNAKVQRPSVCNAVETVLVLRQAAPRLVPLVASALQSEGVAIHGDDMVVGLVSNVIPATEEDWATEYLSLDIAIKVVDTLDDALDHIRRYSTGHTESIITTDSRNAERFLAEVDSAVVMVNTSTRFTDGGEFGFGAEVGISTQKLHARGPMGLSELTSTKWLARGAGQTRG
- the proB gene encoding glutamate 5-kinase, with product MTARTRADLATASRIVVKVGSSSISGESSWRIPVLVEALAAAHARGAEVILVSSGAIATGIPFLRLDARPTDLATQQAAAAVGQNILVYRYQESLRPFDIVAGQVLLTTGDLENPTSRSNARRAMERLLGLRILPIVNENDTVATQEIRFGDNDRLGALVAQLIEADALVLLSDIESLYTKPPSDPSAEPIDVVAPDADLSGLEFGSTVVNSVGTGGAATKVSAARLAAASGIGVLVTSADLVDKALAGADIGTWFEPALS